In Arthrobacter citreus, a genomic segment contains:
- a CDS encoding aldo/keto reductase, which translates to MTVLSPVLPLRSGALIPQIGLGTWPMDDDEAASAVNTAVGLGYRHFDTAENYGNEKGVGEGLRRSGLDRSEAFITTKFNKEWHSFDGARQAAEAALQRLGTDYVDLLLIHWPNPGLNRFVDAFRGMRAAQEDGLVRAIGVSNFKPAHLQQLADAGLVPEVNQIQLDPYRPRRDVRESHARLDIVTEAWSPLGKGTDLLKDSRITALADKYGRTPAQIVLRWDVQSGLVTIPKSANPQRMAENLDVFGFELDAEEMAALDGMETDDRISDSDVFGH; encoded by the coding sequence ATGACCGTCCTGTCTCCTGTCCTGCCGCTGCGAAGCGGGGCATTGATCCCACAAATCGGCTTGGGCACGTGGCCAATGGACGACGACGAGGCGGCCAGCGCCGTCAACACCGCCGTCGGTCTCGGCTACCGCCACTTCGATACAGCCGAGAACTACGGCAATGAAAAGGGGGTCGGCGAAGGGCTGCGGCGCAGCGGTCTGGACCGCAGCGAAGCCTTCATCACCACCAAATTCAATAAGGAGTGGCACAGCTTCGACGGCGCCCGCCAGGCTGCGGAGGCCGCACTGCAGCGGCTGGGCACCGACTATGTTGATCTGCTGCTCATCCATTGGCCCAACCCGGGCCTGAACCGTTTCGTCGATGCTTTCCGCGGAATGCGCGCGGCCCAGGAAGACGGGCTGGTCCGCGCCATCGGGGTATCCAACTTCAAGCCCGCCCACCTGCAGCAGCTGGCGGACGCCGGTTTGGTTCCCGAGGTGAACCAGATTCAGCTGGATCCATACCGTCCACGCCGTGACGTCCGGGAATCCCATGCCCGCCTCGACATTGTGACCGAGGCCTGGAGCCCCCTGGGCAAGGGCACCGACCTGCTGAAGGACTCCCGCATTACGGCCCTGGCCGACAAATACGGCAGGACCCCTGCCCAGATCGTACTGCGCTGGGACGTCCAGTCCGGTCTTGTCACGATTCCCAAATCCGCCAACCCCCAGCGCATGGCTGAGAATCTGGACGTCTTCGGATTTGAGCTCGATGCCGAGGAGATGGCAGCCCTGGACGGCATGGAAACCGACGACCGCATCTCGGATTCGGATGTCTTCGGCCACTAG
- a CDS encoding BCCT family transporter: MANMTEPTPDSGQGPESRGGALLHPDSGPAASHVDQLPAEPDADPDQELLAQLRETEQAHETARSTETPARLDKVLFGVTGALAIAFILWGFFGRESLATSSQTALDWVMEHTGWMFVLLASFFVVFVLWLALGRFGNIPLGKDDEEPEYKTLSWISMMFAAGMGIGLMFYGVAEPMFHFISPPPGTVDGETPEAIRTAMATSVFHWGLHPWAMYAIVGIAMAYGTYRLGRKQLISSAFTSLFGRARVDGPLGKLLNIFAIFATLFGTAASLGLGALQIGSGLESQGWVASVGTPILVAIVAILTACFVASAMSGISKGIQWLSNINMGLAVLLAIIVFIAGPTLFILNVIPSAIADYAGNMAEMASRTEAVGDETMRDWLSGWTIFYWAWWLSWTPFVGMFIARISRGRTIRQFVTGVLLVPFVVTILWFSIFGGGAIGTQQNAAPGDADALMAAAGSDAALFELFALLPMPNLIAAAVGILAMVLVGIFFITGADSASIVMASLSSNGAEHPARAVVVFWGVLTGAVAAVMLLAGGDEPSAALDALQRITIVAALPFALVMLLMTVALTKDLARDPMALRRQLTKSVVERAIAAGVDEHGGSTFDLATQEHDTTAHDVITPAPVPARPATAAAAENDGDLRPRG, from the coding sequence ATGGCTAACATGACTGAGCCCACCCCGGATTCCGGGCAGGGCCCGGAAAGCCGCGGCGGAGCACTCCTCCACCCGGACTCCGGACCAGCAGCATCACACGTCGACCAGCTTCCCGCTGAGCCCGATGCAGATCCGGACCAGGAGCTGCTGGCGCAGCTTCGCGAGACCGAACAAGCACATGAAACCGCCCGCTCCACCGAGACACCCGCCAGACTGGACAAGGTCCTTTTCGGGGTAACCGGAGCCCTGGCCATTGCCTTCATTCTGTGGGGTTTCTTCGGCCGCGAGTCCCTGGCCACCTCGTCCCAGACAGCGCTGGACTGGGTTATGGAACACACCGGCTGGATGTTTGTCCTGCTGGCGTCCTTCTTTGTCGTCTTCGTCCTGTGGCTGGCTTTGGGCCGGTTCGGCAACATTCCCCTCGGCAAGGATGATGAGGAACCCGAGTACAAGACGCTCTCCTGGATTTCCATGATGTTCGCCGCCGGCATGGGCATTGGCCTCATGTTCTACGGTGTCGCGGAGCCGATGTTCCACTTCATTTCGCCGCCTCCGGGCACAGTGGACGGTGAGACTCCCGAAGCCATCCGGACGGCCATGGCCACCTCGGTCTTCCACTGGGGCCTGCATCCATGGGCCATGTACGCCATCGTGGGTATTGCCATGGCATACGGCACTTACCGGCTGGGAAGGAAGCAGCTGATTTCCTCCGCTTTCACTTCCCTGTTCGGCCGGGCACGAGTGGATGGACCGCTGGGCAAACTCCTCAACATCTTCGCCATCTTCGCCACATTGTTCGGCACTGCCGCCTCACTGGGCCTGGGTGCTCTCCAGATCGGCAGCGGGCTCGAGTCCCAGGGGTGGGTCGCCAGCGTTGGCACGCCCATTCTGGTGGCCATTGTCGCTATCCTGACCGCCTGCTTTGTTGCCTCTGCCATGTCCGGAATTTCCAAGGGCATCCAGTGGCTCTCCAACATCAACATGGGCCTGGCCGTGCTGCTGGCGATTATTGTCTTTATCGCCGGTCCGACCCTCTTCATCCTGAACGTCATTCCTTCCGCCATCGCCGACTATGCGGGGAACATGGCAGAGATGGCTTCTCGCACCGAGGCCGTTGGCGATGAGACGATGCGTGACTGGCTCTCGGGATGGACCATCTTCTACTGGGCCTGGTGGCTCTCCTGGACGCCTTTTGTGGGCATGTTCATTGCCCGCATCAGCCGCGGCCGCACTATCCGGCAGTTCGTGACCGGTGTCCTGCTGGTTCCCTTTGTCGTCACTATTCTCTGGTTCTCCATTTTCGGTGGCGGTGCCATTGGCACACAGCAAAACGCAGCGCCCGGCGATGCCGACGCCCTCATGGCAGCAGCAGGCTCGGATGCCGCATTGTTCGAGCTTTTCGCCCTGCTGCCCATGCCTAACCTGATAGCCGCGGCCGTTGGCATCCTGGCAATGGTCCTTGTGGGCATCTTCTTCATCACCGGAGCTGATTCCGCGTCCATCGTCATGGCATCGCTCAGCTCCAACGGTGCTGAGCACCCGGCGCGTGCCGTGGTGGTTTTCTGGGGCGTCCTGACCGGAGCCGTCGCCGCCGTCATGCTCTTGGCCGGCGGTGATGAGCCGTCCGCGGCACTTGATGCGCTTCAGCGCATCACCATCGTGGCAGCCCTGCCGTTTGCGCTGGTCATGCTTCTCATGACGGTGGCCCTGACCAAGGATCTGGCCCGCGACCCGATGGCTCTGCGCCGCCAGCTGACCAAGTCGGTGGTGGAGCGTGCCATCGCCGCCGGTGTGGATGAGCACGGCGGGTCGACCTTCGACCTCGCCACGCAGGAACACGACACCACGGCACATGACGTCATCACTCCCGCCCCCGTTCCGGCGCGTCCGGCAACGGCGGCAGCAGCGGAGAACGACGGCGACCTGCGTCCGCGCGGCTAA
- a CDS encoding sugar porter family MFS transporter, producing the protein MSTLLTPGAAAKQGSSRHRGALGRASWIATLGGFLFGYDTGVINGALPFMQDDLGLTPFTEGLITSSLLFGAAFGAVIAGQLADRFGRRRLLMMLAVVFLAGALGTAVAPSIGLMVVARVVLGLAVGGASAVVPMFLSEIAPAARRGQMVTRDQLMIVTGQLAAFTTNAVIGNVWGEENHIWRWMLAVASLPAIALWIGMKFVPESPRWLAAQGRYPQMMAVLQKIRSSEDAQTEYDDVRALASHETTRRGSLKDFAEPWLFRVLLIGMGMSVVQQITGVNAIVYYGTQILADAGFGTEAALTANIANGVVSVAAAILGIWLLGRVGRRPMLITGLIGTSSTLLLIGVASLTMAEGTARGFVVLSLTVAFLAFQQGSISPVTWLMIAEIFPLRVRGLGMGLSVFVQWMANFAVGFSFPMLMAGLGISSTFFIFVGLGLCAILFVRRFMPETQGKSLEQLETELKAAGSK; encoded by the coding sequence ATGTCCACACTTCTTACCCCCGGAGCAGCCGCGAAGCAGGGGAGCAGCCGCCACCGCGGCGCCCTGGGCCGCGCCTCCTGGATCGCCACCCTGGGCGGGTTCCTGTTCGGTTATGACACCGGCGTCATTAACGGTGCACTGCCCTTCATGCAGGATGATCTGGGGCTGACTCCCTTCACCGAAGGCCTGATCACCTCCAGCCTGTTGTTCGGTGCCGCCTTTGGCGCCGTCATCGCCGGGCAGCTTGCGGATCGCTTCGGCCGGCGCCGGCTGCTCATGATGCTGGCCGTGGTTTTCCTGGCCGGAGCTCTCGGTACTGCGGTTGCGCCATCCATCGGACTGATGGTGGTGGCCCGGGTGGTCCTCGGCCTGGCCGTGGGCGGGGCCTCCGCCGTCGTGCCCATGTTCCTGTCCGAAATCGCCCCTGCCGCACGGCGCGGACAGATGGTGACCCGGGACCAGCTGATGATCGTCACCGGCCAGCTGGCGGCGTTCACCACCAATGCAGTAATCGGCAACGTGTGGGGCGAGGAGAACCACATCTGGCGCTGGATGCTGGCCGTGGCCTCACTTCCCGCCATCGCCCTGTGGATCGGCATGAAGTTTGTGCCGGAGAGCCCGCGCTGGCTCGCCGCGCAGGGACGCTATCCGCAGATGATGGCGGTGCTGCAGAAAATCCGCAGCTCCGAGGACGCACAAACGGAGTACGACGACGTCCGCGCCCTGGCAAGCCATGAAACCACCCGCCGCGGCTCGCTGAAGGACTTTGCCGAGCCGTGGCTGTTCCGGGTGCTGCTGATCGGCATGGGCATGTCAGTGGTCCAGCAGATCACCGGCGTCAACGCGATCGTGTACTACGGCACGCAGATCCTGGCCGACGCCGGTTTCGGTACCGAGGCAGCCCTGACCGCTAACATCGCCAACGGCGTCGTGTCCGTTGCGGCAGCGATCCTGGGCATCTGGCTGCTCGGCAGGGTGGGACGGCGCCCCATGCTCATCACCGGGCTGATCGGGACGTCCTCCACACTGCTGCTTATTGGCGTGGCGTCACTGACGATGGCCGAAGGCACTGCCCGCGGCTTTGTGGTGCTGTCCCTGACCGTTGCGTTCCTGGCCTTCCAGCAGGGCTCCATCTCGCCGGTGACCTGGCTGATGATCGCGGAGATTTTCCCGCTGCGGGTCCGCGGCCTGGGAATGGGACTCTCAGTGTTCGTGCAATGGATGGCCAACTTCGCCGTGGGCTTCTCCTTCCCGATGCTGATGGCCGGACTGGGAATCTCCAGCACGTTCTTCATCTTCGTGGGGCTGGGCCTCTGCGCCATCCTGTTCGTGCGGCGCTTCATGCCGGAGACCCAGGGCAAGTCCCTGGAGCAGCTGGAAACGGAGCTGAAGGCAGCCGGATCCAAGTAG
- the sucD gene encoding succinate--CoA ligase subunit alpha gives MSIFLNKDSKVIVQGITGGEGTKHTALMLKAGTQVVGGVNARKAGTTVTHGDVELPVFGTVTEAIDKTNADVSIVFVPPAFTKDAVMEAIDAGIGLVVVITEGVPVQDSAEFWAHAQSKVDADGNQVTRIIGPNCPGIITPGEALVGITPNNITSKGPIGLVSKSGTLTYQMMYELRDLGFSTAIGIGGDPVIGTTHIDALAAFEADPETKAIVMIGEIGGDAEERAAEFIKANVTKPVVGYVAGFTAPEGKTMGHAGAIVSGSAGTAQAKKEALEAAGVKVGKTPSETATLLREVFAAL, from the coding sequence ATGTCTATCTTTTTGAACAAGGACTCCAAGGTCATCGTTCAGGGCATCACCGGCGGCGAAGGCACCAAGCACACCGCCCTGATGCTCAAGGCCGGAACCCAGGTTGTGGGTGGCGTTAACGCCCGCAAGGCTGGAACCACGGTTACCCACGGCGACGTGGAACTGCCCGTCTTCGGCACCGTCACCGAGGCCATCGACAAGACCAACGCCGACGTTTCCATCGTCTTCGTGCCGCCGGCCTTCACCAAGGACGCCGTCATGGAAGCGATCGACGCCGGCATCGGCCTCGTCGTCGTCATCACCGAAGGTGTCCCCGTACAGGACTCCGCCGAGTTCTGGGCCCACGCCCAGTCCAAGGTGGACGCCGACGGCAACCAGGTCACCCGCATCATCGGCCCGAACTGCCCGGGCATCATCACGCCGGGCGAGGCACTGGTTGGCATCACCCCGAACAACATCACCTCCAAGGGCCCGATCGGCCTGGTCTCCAAGTCCGGCACCCTGACCTACCAGATGATGTACGAACTGCGGGACCTGGGCTTCTCCACCGCAATCGGCATCGGCGGCGACCCCGTCATCGGCACCACGCACATCGACGCCCTGGCTGCGTTCGAAGCTGACCCCGAAACCAAGGCCATCGTCATGATCGGCGAAATCGGCGGTGACGCTGAAGAGCGTGCCGCCGAGTTCATCAAGGCCAACGTCACGAAGCCGGTTGTCGGCTACGTGGCAGGCTTCACGGCTCCCGAAGGCAAGACCATGGGCCATGCAGGCGCCATCGTCTCCGGTTCCGCAGGAACCGCACAGGCCAAGAAGGAAGCCCTTGAGGCTGCCGGCGTGAAGGTCGGCAAGACGCCGTCCGAGACCGCCACCCTGCTGCGCGAAGTTTTCGCAGCACTCTAG
- the sucC gene encoding ADP-forming succinate--CoA ligase subunit beta: MDLFEYQARDMFEAHGVPVLAGIVAHTPEEAKAAAEKIGGVVVVKAQVKVGGRGKAGGVKVAKTADEAFSYASDILGMDIKGHTVNTVMIAQGADIAEEFYFSVLLDRANRNYLAMCSVEGGMEIEVLAVERPDALARVAVDPAVGIDQAKAEEIVDTAGFAPELRDGVINAILKLWDVFVKEDATLVEVNPLVRTGNGEILALDGKVSLDENADFRQPGHAELEDKDAADPLEAKAKANDLNYVKLDGQVGIIGNGAGLVMSTLDVVAYAGEKHGNVKPANFLDIGGGASASVMAAGLDVILNDEQVKSVFVNVFGGITACDAVANGIVKALEILGDEANKPLVVRLDGNNVEEGRRILADANHPLVTLATTMDEGADKAAELAYAAR, translated from the coding sequence GTGGACCTGTTTGAATATCAGGCGCGCGATATGTTTGAGGCGCACGGTGTACCCGTGCTTGCCGGAATCGTGGCGCACACTCCCGAAGAAGCAAAAGCTGCTGCCGAGAAGATTGGCGGCGTAGTTGTCGTCAAAGCACAGGTCAAGGTCGGTGGCCGCGGCAAGGCCGGCGGCGTCAAGGTCGCGAAGACCGCTGACGAGGCGTTCTCCTACGCTTCCGACATCCTCGGCATGGACATCAAGGGCCATACCGTCAACACCGTGATGATCGCCCAGGGCGCCGACATCGCCGAGGAGTTCTACTTCTCCGTTCTTCTGGACCGCGCCAACCGCAACTACCTGGCCATGTGCTCGGTGGAAGGCGGCATGGAAATCGAGGTCCTCGCTGTTGAGCGTCCCGACGCCCTGGCCCGCGTTGCCGTTGATCCCGCCGTCGGCATCGATCAGGCCAAGGCCGAAGAAATCGTTGACACCGCAGGGTTCGCTCCCGAACTGCGCGACGGCGTCATCAACGCGATCCTCAAGCTGTGGGACGTCTTCGTCAAGGAAGACGCCACCCTGGTGGAGGTCAACCCGCTGGTCCGCACCGGCAACGGTGAGATCCTGGCCCTCGACGGCAAGGTCTCGCTGGACGAAAACGCAGACTTCCGCCAGCCCGGCCACGCCGAACTGGAAGACAAGGACGCTGCCGACCCGCTGGAGGCAAAGGCCAAGGCCAACGACCTCAACTACGTCAAGCTTGACGGCCAGGTGGGCATCATCGGTAACGGTGCAGGCCTGGTCATGTCCACGCTCGACGTCGTCGCCTACGCCGGCGAGAAGCACGGCAACGTCAAGCCGGCCAACTTCCTGGACATCGGTGGCGGAGCTTCCGCTTCCGTCATGGCTGCCGGCCTGGACGTCATCCTCAATGACGAGCAGGTCAAGTCCGTGTTCGTGAACGTCTTCGGCGGCATCACCGCCTGTGACGCAGTGGCCAACGGCATCGTCAAGGCCCTGGAAATCCTCGGCGACGAAGCCAACAAGCCGCTGGTCGTCCGCCTGGACGGCAACAACGTCGAAGAAGGCCGCCGCATCCTGGCCGACGCCAACCACCCGCTGGTCACGCTGGCCACCACCATGGACGAAGGCGCCGACAAGGCTGCCGAGCTCGCTTACGCCGCTCGCTGA
- the pcrA gene encoding DNA helicase PcrA encodes MDYLFDPYFSAAKTDSSSATDARGESADAEPAQSPAQRQGKASRADEQRAADLLQGLNPQQEEAVKHGGSPLLIVAGAGSGKTRVLSHRIAYLMATGRSNPGQILAITFTNKAAAEMRERIEALVGGVAKTMWISTFHSSCVRILRREAKSVGMNSNFSIYDSADSLRLITLVAKGLDLDPKRFTPKMIMHKISALKNELIDDETFASTANLADPFEQAVADVYKGYTERMRSANAMDFDDLIAQTVYMFRAFPGVAEYYRRRFRHILVDEYQDTNHAQYALVRELVGVPGGGNTLEIPPAELTVVGDSDQSIYAFRGADVRNIVDFEKDYPSARTILLEQNYRSTQNILNAANAVISRNPNRPEKRLWTAEGSGEKIIGYVGENEHEEARFIAEEIDRLQDEENLRPGDVAVFYRTNAQSRSLEDVLVRVGLPYKVVGGTRFYERKEIKDALAYLRVLVNSDDVVNLRRILNEPKRGIGDRAEYSVAALAERERISFMAALRRAAEAPGLATRSLNAVNGFVKLIDDLAEVANGSGASAALEAVLEQTGYLAQLRSSADPQDESRVENLAELVAVVREYEKENPEGSLGEFLEQVSLVADADSIPDAPEGSAEEVAAAVEESRRQGVVTLMTLHTAKGLEFPVVFLTGMEQGLFPHQRSATDPAELAEERRLAYVGLTRARKRLYITRSEVRSMWGQSQYNPASQFVGEIPGELIDWKREGMDRPTWGGSTGSGSSRYGGSSWGAGSASGSGTGGSIAAAPVSKAIGRVQPQKEVISVGVGDKVNHTTFGHGTVLAVEGAGDKTVAKVKFDVGEKRLLLRYAPLTKES; translated from the coding sequence ATGGACTATCTTTTTGATCCGTACTTTTCAGCCGCTAAAACGGACTCCTCCAGCGCCACCGACGCCCGGGGGGAGTCCGCTGACGCGGAACCCGCCCAGAGCCCTGCGCAGCGACAGGGGAAGGCCTCCCGCGCGGATGAACAACGGGCGGCGGACCTGCTGCAGGGATTGAACCCGCAGCAGGAAGAGGCCGTTAAGCACGGCGGTTCACCGCTGCTGATCGTCGCCGGAGCCGGCTCCGGCAAAACCCGTGTGCTCAGCCACCGGATCGCGTACCTGATGGCCACCGGACGTTCCAATCCGGGCCAGATCCTGGCGATCACCTTCACGAACAAGGCCGCCGCGGAAATGCGTGAACGCATCGAGGCCCTCGTGGGCGGCGTCGCGAAAACCATGTGGATTTCCACCTTCCACTCCTCCTGCGTGCGGATCCTTCGCCGCGAGGCCAAGTCCGTGGGGATGAATTCCAACTTCTCGATCTACGACTCCGCAGACTCGCTGCGCCTGATCACGCTGGTGGCCAAGGGGCTGGATCTTGATCCCAAGCGCTTCACGCCCAAGATGATCATGCATAAGATCTCGGCGCTGAAAAACGAACTGATCGACGATGAAACGTTCGCCTCGACCGCCAACCTGGCCGATCCTTTCGAGCAGGCCGTGGCCGACGTCTACAAGGGCTACACGGAGCGCATGCGCTCGGCCAACGCCATGGACTTCGATGATCTGATTGCGCAGACGGTGTACATGTTCCGCGCGTTCCCGGGTGTCGCGGAATACTACCGCCGCCGGTTCCGCCACATCCTGGTGGACGAGTACCAGGACACCAACCACGCCCAGTACGCGCTGGTGCGTGAACTCGTGGGCGTGCCCGGCGGGGGCAACACCCTGGAGATACCGCCGGCCGAGCTGACGGTGGTGGGCGACTCCGACCAGTCCATCTATGCCTTCCGCGGCGCCGATGTGCGCAACATCGTGGACTTCGAGAAGGACTACCCCTCCGCGAGGACCATCCTGCTGGAGCAGAACTACCGCTCCACCCAAAACATCCTGAACGCCGCCAACGCAGTGATTTCCCGCAACCCCAACAGGCCCGAAAAACGCCTGTGGACGGCCGAGGGCAGCGGCGAAAAGATCATCGGTTACGTCGGTGAGAACGAACACGAGGAAGCGCGGTTCATCGCCGAGGAAATCGACCGGCTGCAGGATGAGGAAAACCTGCGCCCGGGAGACGTGGCGGTGTTCTACCGCACCAACGCCCAGTCCCGTTCCCTGGAAGACGTCCTGGTCCGGGTGGGGCTGCCCTACAAGGTGGTGGGTGGCACCCGGTTCTACGAGCGCAAGGAAATTAAGGACGCGCTGGCCTACCTGCGGGTGCTGGTGAATTCCGACGACGTCGTGAACCTGCGCCGGATCCTGAACGAACCCAAGCGCGGCATCGGCGACCGGGCCGAATACTCCGTGGCCGCCCTGGCCGAACGGGAGCGGATTTCGTTCATGGCTGCCCTCCGCCGGGCAGCGGAAGCTCCGGGACTGGCCACCCGTTCACTCAATGCGGTCAACGGTTTCGTCAAGCTCATTGACGACCTCGCCGAGGTGGCCAACGGGTCCGGGGCCTCCGCCGCCCTGGAAGCGGTGCTGGAGCAGACCGGCTATCTGGCCCAGCTGCGGTCCTCCGCGGATCCGCAGGACGAATCACGGGTGGAGAACCTCGCCGAACTCGTCGCTGTGGTCCGCGAATACGAAAAGGAAAACCCGGAGGGCTCCCTGGGAGAGTTCCTCGAACAGGTCTCCCTCGTAGCCGACGCCGATTCCATCCCCGATGCCCCCGAAGGCTCCGCCGAGGAAGTGGCAGCCGCCGTCGAGGAATCCCGCCGTCAGGGCGTGGTCACGCTGATGACGCTGCACACCGCCAAGGGCCTGGAATTCCCAGTGGTCTTCCTGACCGGCATGGAGCAGGGGCTGTTCCCGCACCAGCGCTCCGCCACCGACCCCGCGGAACTGGCCGAGGAACGCCGGCTCGCCTACGTGGGCCTCACCCGGGCACGGAAACGCCTGTACATTACGCGCTCGGAAGTGCGCAGCATGTGGGGGCAAAGCCAGTACAACCCGGCCAGCCAGTTTGTCGGCGAGATCCCGGGAGAACTGATCGACTGGAAGCGCGAGGGCATGGACCGGCCCACGTGGGGCGGCAGCACCGGCTCCGGCTCCAGCCGCTACGGAGGATCCTCCTGGGGTGCTGGTTCGGCGTCGGGCTCAGGGACGGGCGGCAGCATCGCCGCGGCACCGGTCTCCAAGGCCATTGGCCGGGTCCAGCCGCAGAAAGAGGTCATCTCCGTGGGGGTGGGGGACAAGGTCAACCACACCACCTTCGGCCACGGAACCGTCCTGGCGGTCGAAGGCGCGGGCGACAAGACCGTGGCAAAGGTGAAGTTCGACGTCGGAGAGAAGCGCCTGCTGCTGCGTTACGCGCCGCTGACCAAGGAATCCTGA
- a CDS encoding inositol monophosphatase family protein has protein sequence MSVKATDDDFSLAAELVRDAGALALRMRSQGLTATSKTTVSDVVTAADHAAEKLVVDRLRRLRPHDGIVGEEGASVTGTSGRSWVIDPVDGTYNFFAGSTYWCSALALKADEPESLNGDPEVLLGAIYQPQEDRLWLGGEDHPATLNGAPLPRLDDAPLDRLSAGTYLHPTWLLRPEVAGPWTAAAARTATIRMLGSGSCDLGGVASGRLGAWFQHSCPEWDWLPGKAIVRAAGGSTAVTVVHGYRWHIAGTPSAVREISGALASV, from the coding sequence ATGAGTGTTAAGGCAACAGATGACGACTTCTCCCTTGCCGCGGAACTGGTGCGCGACGCCGGTGCGCTGGCCCTGCGCATGCGCTCTCAGGGACTGACCGCCACTTCGAAAACCACGGTGTCCGACGTCGTGACCGCCGCCGACCACGCCGCGGAAAAGCTGGTGGTGGACAGGCTCCGCAGGCTGCGGCCCCATGACGGGATTGTGGGTGAGGAGGGGGCCAGTGTCACCGGCACCTCCGGCCGGTCCTGGGTGATTGATCCGGTGGACGGCACCTACAACTTCTTCGCCGGATCCACGTACTGGTGCTCTGCCCTTGCCCTGAAGGCGGACGAACCTGAATCCCTGAACGGGGATCCCGAAGTGCTGCTGGGTGCCATCTATCAGCCCCAGGAAGACCGGCTGTGGCTGGGCGGGGAGGATCATCCCGCAACTCTCAACGGTGCTCCGCTTCCCCGGCTGGATGACGCGCCCCTGGACCGCCTCAGCGCCGGGACCTATCTGCATCCGACCTGGCTGCTGCGTCCGGAGGTGGCTGGCCCGTGGACAGCCGCAGCCGCGCGGACAGCAACCATCCGCATGCTGGGATCGGGTTCCTGTGATCTTGGCGGTGTCGCGTCCGGACGGCTGGGGGCGTGGTTCCAGCACAGCTGCCCGGAATGGGACTGGCTGCCGGGCAAGGCCATTGTTCGGGCGGCAGGCGGCAGCACCGCAGTCACCGTGGTGCACGGCTACCGCTGGCACATCGCCGGGACGCCCTCCGCCGTGCGTGAAATCAGCGGTGCCCTGGCCTCCGTTTAG
- a CDS encoding acyltransferase yields the protein MGKSPADGGLWVGKSFDSRNNSLNLIRLIFALAVLVHHAWPLSGTENSPAFAGDTLGGWAVAGFFVISGYLITHSRFTHSLGDYLVHRVARIVPAFVICLIVVAGMFAPVGYVKANGSLDGFLGAATTPFNYVFSNLGLRMSVYDVAGTPAAVPYAGVWNGSLWSIYFEFCCYLIVAFIGLFALVRKSPWPLTIFFLLSVAANVFMVRVSPYAQANYEFEMLVHLLPFFLGGAVVYVWKHRIGIHWLPAILSLAAAAALTAFFPAWGGGASGAFIAYGLLWISLWLPSPRLIKKNDVSYGIYIYAFPVQQLLALYGLHEHGLTAYICIAAVLTFIPAVASWILLERPIMRAVRRTGKTPATVPAVAGPDAGVPAQAADSNVVGVTPDGSPLPAPN from the coding sequence TTGGGAAAAAGCCCCGCAGACGGCGGCCTATGGGTGGGCAAGTCCTTTGACTCCCGGAACAACAGCCTGAACCTGATCCGGCTGATTTTCGCGCTGGCGGTGCTGGTGCATCATGCCTGGCCGCTTTCCGGCACGGAGAATTCCCCAGCCTTCGCCGGAGACACCCTCGGCGGCTGGGCCGTTGCGGGCTTCTTTGTGATCAGTGGATACCTCATTACGCACAGCCGCTTCACCCACAGCCTGGGGGACTACTTGGTCCACCGGGTGGCACGGATTGTTCCGGCCTTTGTCATCTGCCTGATTGTGGTGGCGGGAATGTTTGCACCCGTTGGCTACGTCAAGGCCAACGGATCACTGGACGGGTTCCTGGGTGCGGCAACCACGCCCTTCAACTACGTGTTCAGCAACCTGGGCCTGCGGATGTCAGTGTACGACGTTGCCGGCACGCCTGCCGCTGTCCCGTACGCGGGAGTGTGGAACGGCTCGCTCTGGAGCATTTACTTCGAGTTTTGCTGTTATCTGATCGTGGCGTTTATCGGGCTCTTTGCGCTGGTGCGGAAGTCCCCCTGGCCACTGACGATCTTCTTCCTCCTGTCTGTGGCGGCCAACGTGTTCATGGTCAGGGTCTCGCCCTACGCCCAGGCGAACTATGAATTCGAAATGCTGGTGCACCTGCTGCCGTTCTTCCTGGGCGGCGCGGTGGTCTACGTCTGGAAACACCGGATTGGCATCCACTGGCTTCCCGCCATACTGTCCCTTGCCGCAGCAGCGGCCCTGACGGCATTTTTCCCGGCTTGGGGCGGCGGAGCTTCCGGAGCATTCATCGCCTACGGCCTGCTGTGGATATCGCTGTGGCTGCCATCGCCCCGGCTCATCAAGAAGAACGACGTTTCATATGGCATCTACATCTACGCTTTTCCGGTGCAGCAGCTGCTCGCTCTGTACGGACTGCACGAGCACGGCCTGACAGCCTACATTTGCATCGCGGCAGTCCTGACCTTTATCCCCGCTGTGGCCAGCTGGATCCTGCTGGAGCGTCCCATCATGCGCGCGGTTCGGCGGACAGGTAAAACCCCTGCCACGGTCCCGGCCGTTGCCGGACCTGATGCGGGAGTTCCGGCGCAGGCCGCGGACAGCAACGTTGTCGGGGTAACCCCTGACGGATCGCCCCTCCCGGCCCCGAACTAA